One segment of Ziziphus jujuba cultivar Dongzao chromosome 12, ASM3175591v1 DNA contains the following:
- the LOC107429560 gene encoding phosphate transporter PHO1 homolog 1 has protein sequence MVKFSKQFEGQLVPEWKEAFVDYWKLKKELKKIHLLNSTTNNTPNKHQNNSLSNTFLTSLRNLSLFGPQHRDHEIIHVHKKLASSASKGDTYETELLEHFADTDAAKEFFACLDFQLNKVNQFYKTKEKEFLDRGESLKKQLEILIEVKTAFKQQRGNGPSAQDDSKEDASISCTISCEEDSVRGKTEQEQMQDNNSMDDSERNDEAPYTDSPRSDSVGKSMSMRGEDGRLRTLSGRVFNCQGKNLKIKIPLTTPSRTFSAISYLVWDDLVNQNSKKCDPESRKLHVNKTKLHHAEKMIRGAFVELYKGLGYLKTYRHLNMLAFIKILKKFDKVTGKQVLPSYLKVVESSYFDSSDKAINLQDEVEDLFIKYFAEEDRRKAMKYLKPHQHKESHSVTFFIGLFTGCFIALFTGYVIMAHITGLYRSQPNSVYMETAYPVLSMFSLLFLHVFLYGCNIFAWRKARINYSFIFELTPTKELNYRDAFLICTTSMTVVVGVMFVHLSLLTKGYSYSQVQVIPGLLLLVFLLLLVCPFNIVYRSSRYCFLRVIRNIVLSPLYKVVMLDFFMADQLCSQVPMLRNLEYIACYYITGSYKTQDYGYCMRAKHYRDLAYAVSFLPYYWRAMQCARRWFDEGQTSHLVNLGKYVSAMLAAGAKVAYEKESNAGWLCLVVIMSSAATLYQLYWDFVKDWGLLQMDSKNPWLRNDLMLRRKIIYYLSMGLNLILRLAWLQTVLHSNFEHVDYRVTGLFLAALEVIRRGMWNFYRLENEHLNNAGKFRAVKTVPLPFHEVDEED, from the exons ATGGTGAAGTTCTCTAAGCAGTTTGAAGGACAACTAGTCCCTGAATGGAAAGAAGCTTTTGTTGATTATTGGAAACTCAAGAAGGAACTCAAAAAAATCCATCTTCTTAACAGTACTACTAATAACACACCCAACAAGCACCAAAATAACTCCTTATCCAATACCTTCTTGACATCTTTAAGGAATTTATCTCTGTTTGGTCCTCAACATAgagaccatgaaatcattcaT GTTCATAAGAAGTTAGCTTCATCAGCAAGTAAAGGAGACACATACGAGACTGAATTGCTAGAGCACTTTGCTGATACTGATGCTGCTAAAGAATTCTTCGCATGTTTGGATTTTCAACTTAACAAAGTGAACCAGTTTTACAAAACCAAGGAAAAAGAGTTCCTTGACAGAGGGGAGTCTTTGAAAAAACAATTGGAGATTCTCATCGAGGTCAAAACCGCATTCAAGCAACAGCGTGGCAATGGACCTTCTGCACAGGACGACTCCAAGGAAGATGCCTCTATATCATGCACAATCTCCTgtg AGGAGGACTCTGTCAGGGGCAAAACAGAGCAAGAACAGATGCAGGACAACAATAGCATGGATGATTCTGAGAGAAACGATGAAGCACCATATACAGACTCTCCAAGGTCAGACAGTGTTGGAAAATCAATGAGTATGAGAGGAGAAGACGGAAGATTAAGAACTCTCTCGGGTAGAGTTTTCAATTGCCAAGGGAAGAACTTAAAGATAAAAATTCCTTTGACAACACCTTCTCGTACCTTCTCGGCGATAAGTTATTTGGTCTGGGATGATCTGGTTAACCAGAACTCCAAGAAATGTGATCCTGAAAGCAGAAAGCTTCATGTCAACAAGACCAAGTTGCATCATGCAGAGAAAATGATCAGAGGAGCTTTTGTGGAGCTCTACAAAGGGTTGGGTTATCTCAAAACTTATAg gcACTTGAACATGCTTGCTTTTATAAAGATCTTAAAGAAGTTTGACAAA GTCACTGGAAAACAAGTTCTTCCTAGTTATCTTAAAGTAGTTGAAAGTTCCTATTTCGACAGCTCAGACAag gcaataaatttacaagatgAAGTTGAGGATCTGTTTATCAAATACTTTGCTGAAGAAGATCGACGAAAAGCCATGAAATACCTTAAACCACATCAGCATAAAGAATCACACTCTGTAACCTTCTTCATAG GGCTATTCACAGGGTGTTTCATAGCACTTTTCACTGGATATGTCATTATGGCTCATATTACAGGGTTGTATAGAAGCCAACCAAATTCAGTCTACATGGAAACTGCTTATCCTGTACTTAG CATGTTCAGCCTGTTGTTTCTGCATGTATTCTTGTATGGTTGCAATATTTTTGCCTGGAGAAAAGCTCGTATAAACTATAGCTTTATCTTCGAGCTGACCCCAACAAAGGAGCTTAACTACAGAGATGCTTTTTTAATCTGTACAACATCAATGACTGTTGTGGTTGGAGTTATGTTTGTTCATTTGTCATTGCTGACAAAAGGTTATTCATATAGCCAAGTTCAAGTAATCCCTGGTCTTCTTCTATTG GTATTCTTACTATTACTTGTTTGCCCCTTCAATATTGTGTACCGTTCAAGTCGTTATTGCTTTCTTCGTGTGATAAGAAATATTGTCTTGTCACCTCTCTACAAG GTTGTCATGCTGGACTTCTTCATGGCAGATCAACTTTGTAGTCAA GTTCCGATGCTAAGAAACCTCGAGTATATAGCCTGTTACTACATAACTGGGAGTTACAAAACTCAGGATTATGGTTATTGCATGAGGGCCAAGCATTACAGAGATCTTGCTTATGCAGTGTCTTTTCTACCCTATTACTGGAGAGCAATGCAG TGTGCTAGGAGGTGGTTTGATGAGGGACAGACAAGTCACCTTGTGAATCTAGGCAAATATGTATCAGCAATGCTAGCTGCAGGAGCGAAAGTGGCTTATGAAAAAGAAAGCAACGCTGGATGGCTCTGTCTTGTTGTGATCATGTCAAGTGCTGCAACATTGTACCAATTGTATTGGGATTTTGTAAAGGATTGGGGTTTGCTGCAAATGGATTCCAAGAATCCATGGCTTAGGAATGACTTAATGCTTCGTCGAAAGATCATTTACTACTTATCCATG GGATTGAACCTTATTCTCAGGCTTGCATGGCTGCAAACTGTCCTccattcaaattttgaacatgTTGATTACAGGGTAACTGGGCTATTTTTAGCAGCCCTTGAAGTCATTAGAAGAGGGATGTGGAACTTCTACAG GTTAGAGAATGAGCATCTAAATAATGCAGGAAAGTTTAGAGCAGTGAAGACAGTACCATTGCCCTTCCATGAAGTGGATGAGGAAGACTGA
- the LOC107429556 gene encoding uncharacterized protein LOC107429556 — protein sequence MAATANAFFRFSPARSSSSPTTNTNRPIYSLVCPNSYKPLPASKKNPTISISRKNVLHAEIGVSKPVYMVLAFSGVVNGDSETHPESETKDSKTDATIDIKLPRRSLLVQFTCDLCGEKTKRLVNRLAYERGLIYVQCAGCLQHHKLVDNLGLVVEYDLREEINADGNKDEV from the exons ATGGCGGCAACAGCGAACGCCTTCTTCCGCTTTTCTCCCGCCAGGTCTTCATCTTCTCCAACAACCAACACTAACCGACCCATTTATTCCCTTGTATGTCCCAACTCTTACAAACCCTTACCTGCTTCAAAGAAAAACCCCACTATCAGTATCTCCAG GAAAAATGTTTTACATGCAGAGATTGGTGTGTCAAAGCCTGTATACATGGTACTGGCATTTTCTGGAGTGGTAAATGGGGATTCTGAAACGCACCCAGAATCGGAAACCAAGGACTCAAAGACG GATGCAACTATTGACATAAAACTCCCAAGAAGAAGTTTGCTTGTACAATTTACTTGCGATTTATGTGGTGAAAAAACAAAGAGACTTGTGAATCGACTAGCCTATGAACGGGGGCTTATATACGTACAG TGTGCAGGGTGCCTCCAGCATCACAAGTTAGTTGATAATCTTGGCCTTGTTGTTGAGTATGACTTAAGGGAGGAAATAAATGCTGATGGAAATAAAgatgaagtttaa
- the LOC107429555 gene encoding lysine-rich arabinogalactan protein 19, with translation MKTTFLLPMFHQTFFFFFFFFFFFFFLNKFCQYFQILYNHQFFQLVSQPNKMASIFWASILAFISFLVVLTDAQGPAAAPAVLPITTPPPTTTPAAATQPPVATSPAATTPISPPSPKVAPSKSPTVPPPKVPPVSTPSQAPSLPLQPAASPLPPPPVVSPPPLPPPLPAPVVSPTPVQQPPAPAPVKETPAPAPAKKAPTPAPSTPPVPAPTPVGQPPALTPDLVPSAEPTPPKHKHKHKHKHKRHHHAPEPAPAPKTHLLSPPAPPTLVDSSDETTPAPSPNPNGGNMLHPQGGNSGTWMRTGLAILVLVTMIGYTS, from the exons ATGAAAACTACATTTCTTCTTCCAATGTTTCAccaaacgtttttttttttttttttttttttttttttttttttttttttaaataaattttgccAATATTTCCAGATTTTATATAACCATCAATTCTTCCAACTAGTTTCTCAGCCAAACAAAATGGCTTCAATCTTTTGGGCTTCCATTTTAGCTTTTATCAGCTTTCTAGTTGTCCTCACAGATGCACAAGGTCCTGCAGCTGCACCAGCTGTATTGCCGATTACGACGCCACCACCGACTACCACACCAGCTGCAGCAACACAACCACCTGTAGCAACAAGCCCAGCAGCAACTACACCGATATCACCACCATCCCCAAAAGTTGCACCATCCAAGAGCCCCACTGTTCCGCCACCCAAAGTTCCACCAGTCTCAACTCCATCACAGGCACCTTCACTACCATTGCAACCAGCTGCCTCGCCATTACCACCACCACCAGTTGTATCACCTCCACCACTTCCGCCTCCTTTACCAGCACCAGTGGTTTCCCCAACACCTGTTCAACAACCACCGGCACCAGCTCCTGTAAAGGAGACACCAGCACCAGCTCCAGCCAAAAAAGCACCAACACCTGCACCTTCAACACCACCAGTACCAGCACCAACACCGGTTGGCCAACCACCAGCCCTAACACCTGATTTGGTGCCATCAGCTGAACCAACTCCCCCTAAACACAAGCATAAACACAAGCACAAACACAAGAGGCATCACCACGCACCTGAACCTGCACCAGCTCCAAAAACTCATCTTCTGAGCCCTCCAGCACCACCTACCTTGGTAGACTCATCGGACGAAACAACACCAGCACCATCACCAAACCCG AATGGAGGAAATATGCTACATCCCCAAGGAGGAAATTCTGGAACGTGGATGAGAACTGGACTAGCTATTCTAGTCCTGGTGACCATGATAGGCTACACTTCTTAG
- the LOC107429539 gene encoding putative phospholipid-transporting ATPase 9: MRGKIRRKLHFSKIYSFTCGKASFKGDHSQIGGPGFSRVVICNEPGSFEARIHNYGDNYVRTTKYTLASFLPKSLFEQFRRAANFFFLVTGILSFTDLAPYSAVSAIFPLIIITLATMIKEGYEDVRRKKQDIEVNNRKVKVHKHDGKFEHTEWKNLRVGDMVKVEKNEFFPADLILLSSSYEDAVCYVETMNLDGETNLKIKQALEATTFLSQDADIHDFAATVKCEDPNANLYSFVGTMEIAGQHYPLSPQQLLLRDSKLRNTDYIYGVVVFTGHDTKVMQNATAPPSKRSKIEKKMDRIIYFLFCVLFVLAFFGSVYFGIITEEDLENGRMKRWYLRPDSSTVFFDPKRAPSAAIYHFLSALMLYNYFIPISLYVSVEIVKVLQSIFINQDIHMYYEEADKPAHARTSNLNEELGQVDTILSDKTGTLTCNSMEFIKCSVAGTAYGRGMTEVERTMARRNGSPYVRQDLNGQNHTDDSSDKKPPIKSFNFNDERIMNGNWVNEPHADVVQNFFRLLAICHTAIPDMDEDTGKVTYEAESPDEAAFVIAARELGFEFYKRTQTSVSLHEFDPVSGNNVQRTYQLLNILEFNSTRKRMSVIVRNVEGKILLLSKGADSVMFERLAKNGRQFEAATQQHVNEYADAGLRTLILAYRELDEEEYREFNEKFTWAKNSVSADRVTLIDEVAQKIERDLILLGATAVEDKLQNGVPGCIDKLAQAGIKIWVLTGDKMETAINIGFSCSLLRQGMKQIIINLDTPEIQALEKAGDKGAIAKASKGSVLRQIKEGKAQTSASRGSSVAYALIIDGKSLAYALEDDIKKMFLDLAVVCASVICCRSSPKQKALVTRLVKSGTGKTTLAIGDGANDVGMLQEADIGVGISGVEGMQAVMSSDIAIAQFRYLERLLLVHGHWCYRRISSMICYFFYKNVVFGFSLFLYEANTSFSAQPAYNDWFLSLYNVFFSSVPAIAMGVFDQDVSARYCLKFPLLYQEGVQNVLFSWRRILGWMLNGLCSAIIIFFFCINAMDPQAFNSDGKIAGKDILGATIYTCIVWAVNLQMAVAISYFTLIQHVVIWGSIAFWYIFVMVYGAMTPSFSTNAYQVFIESLAPAPSYWIITLLVAISALIPYFSYSAIQMRFFPMYHGMIQWIRYEGRSHDPEYCDMVRQRSLRLNTVGFTARVASTRMQDRTYYHS, translated from the exons ATGAGGGGTAAGATAAGAAGGAAGCTGCACTTCAGCAAGATCTACTCATTCACATGTGGAAaagcttcattcaaaggtgACCATTCCCAGATTGGGGGACCAGGGTTTTCTAGGGTGGTGATCTGCAATGAGCCAGGTAGCTTTGAGGCAAGAATTCATAATTATGGAGACAATTATGTTAGGACCACGAAGTATACACTTGCTTCTTTCTTGCCAAAGTCCTTGTTTGAGCAGTTTAGGAGGGCGGCTAACTTTTTCTTCTTGGTTACTGGCATTTTATCCTTTACTGATCTGGCTCCTTATAGTGCTGTTAGTGCTATCTTCCCcttgattattattacattGGCCACCATGATTAAAGAAGGCTATGAGGATGTGCGGCGAAAGAAGCAG GATATTGAGGTTAATAATCGAAAGGTCAAAGTGCATAAACATGATGGAAAGTTTGAGCATACCGAATGGAAGAATCTGAGAGTTGGTGATATGGTGAAGGTGGAAAAGAATGAATTCTTTCCGGCAGACCTGATTTTACTTTCATCTAGTTACGAAGATGCAGTCTGCTATGTCGAAACCATGAACCTTGATGGGgagacaaatttgaaaattaagcaAGCATTGGAGGCAACCACATTCTTAAGTCAGGATGCAGACATACATGATTTCGCTGCTACTGTTAAATGTGAAGACCCAAATGCAAATTTGTATTCTTTTGTTGGTACTATGGAAATTGCAGGGCAGCACTATCCCCTTTCACCTCAACAACTTCTCCTCAGAGACTCTAAACTTCGAAACACGGACTACATATATGGGGTCGTTGTTTTCACCGGTCATGACACAAAGGTTATGCAAAATGCTACAGCCCCGCCTTCAAAAAGAAGCAAAATTGAGAAGAAGATGGATAGAATTATCTATTTTCTGTTTTGTGTTCTTTTTGTATTGGCATTTTTTGGGTCTGTTTACTTTGGTATCATAACTGAAGAGGACTTGGAAAATGGGAGGATGAAAAGGTGGTATCTTAGACCAGATAGTTCTACAGTTTTCTTTGACCCCAAGAGAGCACCATCTGCAGCAATTTATCACTTTCTGTCAGCTCTAATGCTATATAACTACTTTATCCCTATCTCCTTGTATGTATCAGTAGAAATTGTCAAGGTCCTTCagagcatcttcatcaatcaaGATATTCACATGTACTATGAGGAAGCTGACAAACCGGCACATGCTCGTACCTCAAATTTGAATGAGGAACTCGGCCAAGTTGATACAATACTTTCTGATAAAACTGGGACCTTGACTTGCAATTCAATGGAATTCATCAAGTGTTCTGTGGCTGGGACAGCTTATGGACGTGGTATGACAGAGGTTGAGAGGACTATGGCCAGAAGAAATGGTTCACCCTATGTTCGTCAAGATCTTAATGGACAGAACCATACAGATGATTCCAGTGATAAGAAGCCACCCATTAAAAGCTTCAATTTTAATGATGAAAGGATCATGAATGGGAACTGGGTTAATGAACCACATGCAGATGTCGTCCAGAACTTTTTCCGTTTATTGGCAATTTGCCATACAGCCATACCTGACATGGACGAAGATACAGGGAAGGTTACATATGAGGCTGAATCACCAGATGAAGCAGCATTTGTGATTGCAGCAAGAGAACTTGGGTTTGAATTCTACAAAAGAACACAGACAAGCGTATCGCTGCACGAGTTCGATCCAGTTTCTGGGAATAATGTTCAAAG GACGTATCAACTTCTGAACATTTTAGAGTTCAACAGCACAAGGAAACGGATGTCTGTGATAGTAAGAAATGTggaaggaaaaatattattgctTTCCAAGGGTGCCGACAG TGTCATGTTTGAAAGGCTGGCCAAGAATGGTAGGCAGTTTGAAGCTGCAACCCAGCAGCATGTAAATGAGTATGCTGATGCAGGCCTCCGAACCCTGATACTTGCCTATCGTGAACTTGATGAGGAAGAATACAGAGAGTTTAATGAGAAATTTACTTGGGCCAAAAATTCAGTTAGTGCAGACCGGGTAACATTGATTGATGAAGTAGCACAGAAGATTGAAAGGGATTTAATTCTTCTGGGAGCAACTGCTGTGGAGGACAAACTCCAAAATGGG GTTCCTGGTTGCATTGACAAACTTGCCCAGGCTGGAATAAAAATTTGGGTTTTAACTGGAGACAAGATGGAGACTGCCATTAATATTGG TTTCTCTTGCAGTCTGCTTCGACAAGGGATGAAGCAGATTATAATCAATTTGGACACCCCAGAAATTCAAGCACTGGAAAAGGCAGGAGATAAGGGAGCCATTGCTAAG GCATCAAAGGGGAGTGTTCTCCGTCAGATAAAAGAGGGGAAGGCTCAAACAAGTGCATCAAGGGGGAGTTCGGTTGCCTATGCTTTAATTATAGATGGCAAATCACTTGCTTACGCCCTAGAAGAtgatataaagaaaatgtttcTAGATCTTGCCGTTGTCTGTGCATCTGTTATTTGCTGCCGTTCATCACCAAAACAGAAGGCACTG GTTACTAGACTGGTTAAATCTGGAACTGGGAAAACTACATTAGCGATTGGTGATGGTGCCAATGATGTGGGAATGCTTCAAGAAGCAGATATTGGGGTTGGAATCAGTGGTGTTGAAGGAATGCAG GCGGTTATGTCAAGTGATATTGCAATTGCGCAGTTCCGTTACTTGGAGCGTTTACTGCTGGTTCATGGACACTGGTGCTATAGGCGTATTTCATCAATG ATATGCTACTTTTTCTACAAGAATGTTGTatttggtttctctctctttctgtatGAGGCAAATACATCATTCTCTGCTCAACCAGCTTATAATGACTGGTTCTTGTCACTTTATAATGTTTTCTTCTCATCAGTTCCAGCAATTGCCATGGGAGTTTTTGACCAAGATGTATCTGCAAGATATTGCCTCAAG TTTCCTCTTTTATATCAAGAAGGGGTGCAAAACGTACTTTTCAGCTGGCGTCGAATACTGGGCTGGATGCTCAACGGGCTTTGCAGTGCcataatcattttctttttctgcatAAATGCAATGGATCCACAGGCCTTTAACAGTGATGGCAAAATTGCTGGGAAGGATATTTTAGGGGCGACGATATACACGTGCATAGTTTGGGCTGTGAATTTGCAGATGGCAGTTGCCATATCTTACTTCACTTTGATACAACACGTTGTCATCTGGGGTTCCATTGCTTTTTGGTATATTTTCGTCATGGTATACGGAGCCATGACTCCCAGTTTCTCTACCAATGCTTACCAAGTCTTCATTGAATCACTTGCCCCAGCTCCTTCTTATTGGATTATCACACTCCTTGTGGCAATCTCAGCTCTAATTCCATACTTTTCATACTCGGCTATTCAGATGCGTTTCTTCCCTATGTACCATGGGATGATACAGTGGATAAGATACGAAGGTCGATCTCATGATCCTGAGTACTGTGATATGGTGCGCCAGAGATCCTTGAGACTGAATACTGTTGGTTTCACAGCACGGGTAGCAAGTACCCGCATGCAAGATAGAACTTATTATCATTCatga
- the LOC107429541 gene encoding probable calcium-binding protein CML16 — protein MIMAMLQSEQLKQLKDIFMRFDMDSDGSLTHLELAALLRSLGIKPKGDQIHVLLANMDANGNGFVEFQELVDAIIPDMNEQVFVNQEQLMEVFRSFDRDGNGYITAAELAGSMSKMGHPLTYRELSDMMQEADTNGDGVISFNEFATILAKSAADFLGI, from the coding sequence aTGATCATGGCCATGCTTCAATCCGAGCAGCTCAAACAGCTCAAGGACATCTTCATGCGTTTCGACATGGATTCCGACGGCAGCCTCACACATCTGGAGCTAGCCGCCCTCCTCCGGTCGCTGGGTATCAAGCCGAAGGGGGACCAAATCCATGTATTGCTTGCAAACATGGACGCCAATGGGAATGGCTTCGTTGAGTTCCAAGAGTTGGTGGATGCCATAATTCCTGACATGAATGAGCAAGTGTTTGTCAACCAAGAACAGCTCATGGAGGTTTTCCGGTCCTTCGACAGGGACGGCAACGGCTACATCACCGCTGCCGAGCTCGCCGGATCCATGTCCAAGATGGGACATCCTTTGACATACCGTGAGCTGTCGGATATGATGCAGGAGGCCGACACCAATGGAGATGGTGTTATTAGTTTCAATGAGTTTGCAACCATCTTGGCCAAGTCTGCAGCTGACTTTCTTGGAATTTGA